A section of the Cygnus olor isolate bCygOlo1 chromosome 14, bCygOlo1.pri.v2, whole genome shotgun sequence genome encodes:
- the PRR7 gene encoding proline-rich protein 7 — translation MVMSQGTYTFLTCFAGFWLIWGLIVLLCCFCSYLRRRVKRQQEERLREQSLRALELEPLHYEGYGGSPPGIAVPHRLRMEPHHHHHHHPHIPPPRPWSCRHESDLSKPPCYEEALLMAEPPPPYSEVLMDTRGLYRKINAPFLSHERLEKQEQPPSYKPLFLDAGYGSALHLPRSASPGPACPDLYLQAECSPRMFPSWTDSELSSRDTYEPGPWHLPVSMPLFGRTTAV, via the exons ATGGTGATGTCCCAGGGCACCTACACCTTCCTCACCTGCTTCGCGGGCTTCTGGCTCATCTGGGGGCTCAtcgtgctgctgtgctgcttctgcagctacCTGCGGCGGCGGGTGAagcggcagcaggaggagcggctgcgggagcagAGCCTGCGCGCGCTGGAGCTGGAGCCGCTGCACTACGAGGGCTacgggggcagcccccccggcaTCGCCGTCCCCCACCGGCTCCGCATGgagccccaccaccaccaccaccaccacccccacaTCCCGCCCCCGCGGCCCTGGAGCTGCCGGCACG AGTCGGACCTGTCGAAGCCGCCGTGCTACGAAGAGGCGCTGCTGATGGCGGAGCCCCCCCCGCCGTACAGCGAGGTGCTGATGGACACGCGCGGGCTCTACCGCAAGATCAACGCGCCCTTCCTGAGCCACGAGCGGctggagaagcaggagcagccccccagcTACAAACCCCTTTTCCTCGACGCCGGCTACGGCTCGGCGCTGCACCTGCCCCGCTCGGCCAGCCCCGGGCCGGCCTGCCCGGACCTTTACCTGCAGGCAGAGTGCTCCCCGCGCATGTTCCCCAGCTGGACGGACTcggagctcagcagcagggacacctacGAGCCGGGGCCGTGGCACCTCCCGGTCTCCATGCCCCTCTTCGGCAGGACTACGGCCGTCTAG